ACAATACCTATTCCCtgttttcttcatcttcctgttCTCCTTCTCTTGTGATAAAACtaaaagaaagaggaagaaaagaCTGATTAGCAATTAGTCAGTAATTCTTCGATGTTCCAAGTGCATATCCGATAAAGAAAACCTTGGAAAGAAGCCATTAGCAAGCTTTACAAATTTCATCCCACGAAAAAACACAAAGGGAGAAGCATTTACAGAAATAGCTGGTGTTTTCTCTCCAACCAAATGGGAGTAATCAATGTTAAACATAGCAAGATGGCATATGCTTTTGttcttttctcatttttccaTTTCTCATTTTTCCACAATGTAAAAATTATGTGTGTTTCTATATCAGACATCAGTTGAGACGTTGAGTGCAGTGTAAACGaactttcatttcatttcattcagTCTCGAGATAAGTGCCAACATCAGTTTGTGTCGATGACCACGAGTATTCAAACATAGTCTACAAAGTGAAGTTAATGCAAATGACACTAGACATAAAAATAAGGCAAACATTAAGATGTAAcagaaaacaaacaaataagaaaaaaagagtTTCAATTACAAGAAAGAAATTGGTAAAAATGTgctaaaaaaaatgatgaattgACAAAAGAACTGCACTCATCTATGTTCCTAAAGCACCAAAATGAACTAAACAACTGACATTAACTATCAAAGCAGTTAAACTTAGCAAATTTCATTAGTTTAATTCATTATTTTAATTCATCCACAGTATAACAacaagaaaacagaaaatgagATCAAAGTGCAACACAGGTATTTACCTTGATTGAACTGCAGATAAGAAAATGGTGGCAGTTGTTGAAGGAGGAGCAAAAGAGGGGAAAATTGAAATCAAACAAGGGAAATATCCCCTTGGTTTTGAGGGTGAGAGTAAGAGTGAGGGATTTGGGATCGGAAGAGAGAAAGAGCGAATGAAGCGATGAGGACACCGAGGAGATCGGCGAGGGCGTCCTTGAAGGAAGCACCGGAAGATTGGAAGTAACCGAGGTGATCGGCGGCTTCTTTGGCGGCGCCGGCGAGAAGAGAGGCGATGGATCCAATGGAAATGGCGCGGCGGCGGAGGAAGGGGAATGGGGCGAGGGAAGCTAGCTTGTAGAACAGGAGGGTGAAGGACAGACACATGATCACGTGATAAAACTTGTCCGCGCCAAGCCACGGGTCGCCATCGTCATTCTCCTCCATGCCACCCAAAACCTCTGTTTTTCCTTCTCTTGTTCTActctaaatttataaaataatttaatttaatgaaaaatgtcTTTGTTACATCTTTAAAATAACTTTGGTACATTGAAAAGATCAATTTGATCCCTGACTCTTTCGCTCCAACATTTAAATTGGTCAACTATGTTAGTTAATGAACACTTAACCATCAACCCACATTTTGTTTCTTGTAAGTGCCGGTAAATTGTGGGTGCTTAATGCTCTATCTTTCATAGT
This portion of the Lotus japonicus ecotype B-129 chromosome 3, LjGifu_v1.2 genome encodes:
- the LOC130743313 gene encoding uncharacterized protein LOC130743313; amino-acid sequence: MEENDDGDPWLGADKFYHVIMCLSFTLLFYKLASLAPFPFLRRRAISIGSIASLLAGAAKEAADHLGYFQSSGASFKDALADLLGVLIASFALSLFRSQIPHSYSHPQNQGDISLV